Sequence from the Ziziphus jujuba cultivar Dongzao chromosome 9, ASM3175591v1 genome:
TACCTCTAGTAAAGGTTTCATTTTCCATTGAAGAAAAATGGTGATGTTATAgttttagaagaaaaagaagataattaTTGGACAAACTATAATATGGAAAATGGTGATGTTATCTCTCTGTGTTTTAACTCATTTCCAAATATTCAGCTTAGCTTTGTAGATCTTTTCTGGGGTGCACCGACACCATGTAAAACCAGTTTTTGGAATCAGATACTATGTGCTGTCTGCTAACAAGATCAAGGGCGACCTTCTTATGAGAAGGGAATCCATTTGGACGTTAGAATGAGTTGTCCTCTTCTTATTGTCATGCCAAGTGTCTGGGACTATATTACATTCTGGAAGCCAGTATGGTGCGGCCATTTATAAAGATTGCATTTTATCTACACATGATGTGAAAGTTCTCTTAAATTTGAAACATTATTTGATTAGCAATGTATGGATTATGTGATGGTGATTGCTCAGCATGAAGAGAAAATCACCAAAGGGTATTGAAGAGGCCtgaataaattttcatattgtCAGGAAATTCATGTAAGATTTCATACTGGTAATGCTTGATTCTGGCCGCATGTTTCAAGGTCTATATTGAAGCTTCTAATCCTGCAGTTAGGATTGACAAATAGTCCATGACTTGTGGTCTTTTGGATAATGTAGTTTCCATTCCGTCTTCTATATTGAGATATTTGAGGGCATaataatttatgtaattcaGTTGGAAATCTGTTATGCGGATACAAAGTGCTTAAGGTTATGTTAAGATGGATCTTTGAAATTCAATCAGACCAATAACTTTAGAGAGGAAACTATATCCAGACCAAAACCAACTCTGGCATGGTGCTTTTCCCAATAGACCTTTGAAGATCGGGGTTTAATAAGTTGGCCAGGGCATTCGAGGTTGGTACCACCTATTTTTAAGGGAGATTTACCATACTGGCCGCCTAGTTTCCCCTTAATTATAAATGCTAGAGGTTAACCTCTTTCAGTTGGTGATCATTCATCAATACTTGCTTGAAGTTTCGTTGCTGTGGCTGAGCAAGAAGTGTTAAAATTCTGTGTTAGAATCTTAAAACTCGTTATGTGAAATATAAAGCCATTGCCAATCCAGTCTTTGCTTCACACTTCTGCAAGATttttactaataaataaataatcctaGTCCTTGATGGCAGCTATAAGCACCTTCTATTAGTCGTTTCACCATGTTTTCTCTAATATCTCAGTGGCTATAACATTATAggtaaaataatgttttctaaTTGACTTTAGAGAAGTCAAACTATTGGTAATAGGATCACTTTAGATGTTTGGATAccaaatgaatgaaaattaaaacttttacgGTCCAAAATGAACTTGTGAAATGAGATAATATAGGACCTCTTAAATGGAGCTGTGACTGAAAAGATATTTTCTGTGAGCAATTTATTTGTTATCAAAAGAACACTGCTCTTAATGCAGAAAAAaacattgtaaaaataaataaatgataatgatatgtaTCATCTTAAAATTAGGACACTCTCAAACCAGTTGTATTTAAGAATTCAGTGGGATCATCACAAATAACCTAAATAACAGCGGCATTGGCTTGTCttgattttctttaattttaagcGTAGACTGTAGTTGAACTTCTTCCCTTGTGCCTTTTGTTTCATAGCGACACCTGTGTTTCTAAAATTACAAAAGTATGCCATCGTATTTCATTTTTGTCGTATTTATTcacaatttttgaattttgggcGTTATTGAGTGTACAAGGTAGATTTTGCAACCAAAATGAAGAGTATAAAACAAAGAATATGTTCTTACAACTAACCCTCATTATGCAATCTTGATATTAAGTTCCTGGTACTTCAATGTGCTAAATCATATACTTGAGATAGCACATCCGTTAAGAATGGTGCACCACCAAATAGATCATCTCCCTTAGATTTGGAAATGAGATAAATGGAAAAACCAGTATGGAATGCGGACTCAAAGGTTCTTGACAAGCTCACATTACATAGTTCCCACACAGCAAGTGAAAAAGTCAAATGAGTTCTCTCAAATGaacaataaaattcaagaatCACTGAAATTTTGTGTACATTAGTATCTTTTGTGTTATCTAAAACGTACAACAGAGAAGTAGGAACAAGGAGAATGTCTGCTCCGGTGCTGGTTCTACCTCGAAAACTACAGTCCAGGGACCATATGTAAGATTGACGTTGTCCAGTTCTATCATTGCTGATCTGACTTCCTTCTGATACCCCTCATATTTTTGGAAACTGTATGCACAAGAACACAAGACCAGTCATGCAATACCGAACACGTTAAACAATTTGACTCTAATACTATGTTAAATTACAGTCAATCCTAAAAGAATAAGCTTCTAAATGAGAGCATGTGGTTATGATAACATACACATAATATTTCAATTAGAACCAAAATCCAAAAGCATAAATGTCAACAGATCATGATTATCAGTGGAGCATTACATTCCCATATGGAAATGCATTTTCTGTCTCCCTGAATGGAATCACcttattcaaaattattagCAGGACAAATAAAAAGCATCTTTCTAAATTTAACAATCCTGCATTTTCTATAcacaaatatgtataaatatgtttGTTTGTGTTTGTTGTGTGTGTATTTTAACCTTTTATCACTGGAAGCGCCTAATATTCAAAGACCCTCTACTTGTTCAAGCACGTTCATGTTCTATAAAAGAGTGGGCTTCACAAGGTTGTATTATTAACCATCATATAGTTCTACATGATCCTAAAAGTTTTAAGGCAGAAACAGCTTCAACAATTGTGATACAGAAAATCCAGAAAGCTTCTTCTGCACTTCATGAACAGCCTGACCTCAGACATTCAAAGCACAATACTTTTAATCTTCTTCTGAAACTAGCTACTAATGAATATTGAGTTGTAAAGTTGCATGAAGAAGCATTTTACTTCTGTATGTATTTAAACGGTTGCTCTTAAATAAATCTTTATTATGAAACATTTCTTCTCTGAAACACTAGTTGTCAATGTCATTCTAAAACAAGGAATCAATTAGTGAATTACCTTATGCCATTCGAAGTCAGATAATCAATGCTTCCCTTCATTAATATCTGCTAAAGGTTAACCTCTTGGAGAGGTGACCTTTCATCGCTACTTGCTTGAAGTTTCTTTGCTGTGGTTGACAAAGTGTTAGAATTCTCTCTTGTAGAACTATGGAGCTTGTTATGCACCATCAAATCCTTAGCTGGACCAGTCTCTTCCTCAGACTTCTGAAACATTTTTCTTAAAGTATCCATCATTTCTACATCCTCACTGGAAAAGTCACCAATTCGATTACAGAtatcttcaaaaatatttaaagtttcCTCCCTTTCTGTCGATAGCTTCATGATGTCTTGCAGGAGAACTCCATTTTCAAACTCAAGCTGCTTGACTATGCCCTCCATTCTCTCTTGTTCATCCACCAATTTTTTGGTTTCCAATCTGTCAGTTTCCACTAACAATTGAAGCTGCTCTGCTTCATGTTTCATGTACAACAAGGATTCTTCCTGTTGTTTCAGTCTATGGTGGGAGCTACATACCTCTTTTTCCAAATCACAGATTATCTTGTTCTTCTCTTCAGTTTCTACCTCAGTCAGGCACATGCTTTTCTTCAGAGCTTCAGTAAGCACATCAATTTTTACCTGGTTTTCTACAACATGTGCAAAAGAGGAAGTAACTGCACTCGTCAACTCTTGCTCTAATGACAATGTCAACAACTGGAGGGCTTTAATTCTACATTCTTTCTCATCCATGTACTTTAAAAGAGTCTCCCTCTCCAGTCCAAAAGCTTTCTCTGCATCCAACCGTGCAAGGGTTGCAGCTTCTGATTCTCTTCTCGTTGACTCTTGCTTCACCTCACTAATCTCTTTTTGCTGATTCTCTATCCAATAGTCCATTACCTTAGCAATTTGGTAAAGGTTGTTTTTTCGCTGTAGGGTGATCTCCATTTCCTCTGTTTTTGCAGCAAGTCTAGATTCCATTAATATAATATGCTGCTGCTGATCTTCAATCTTCCTTTCTTGCTCTTTTGATGTGCAGATAAGGCTTTCTTTCTCATGCTCAAGAGTTTGCACGGTATCAGATAGTGAAAGAAGGGATTTCTCCATTTGTCTACAAGTTTCTTGCTTTTCTTCAACACATGCCTTTAGCCTTTTAGCATTAGATTCCCAGTGCTGTAACTGATGCTTTAATTGACTTGTTTCATGAATTTTCTCAGCCAATTCAAGATTTGCCCTTTCTAAAGCCTCTGAAACATCTCTTTTATCATCATTTGCTCTACTTTCAATACGCAGAAGTTGTTCTTTCAAGTTAGATTGACATACTGATGATTCCTGAAGCATCCTTTTATGTTGTTGAAGCTCCTCTTCCAAGAAAACTCTTTGCTGTTCCATAAGTTCTAACGACTCTACCCTCTTCATTAAGGCTTCTACTTTCTCATGTTCTTGTGACAGTTCAAGTTGCAAATTATCTAAATTACTACTTTTCATCTTCAACTGTTCTGTAAGTAGAGAAAACTTATCTTGCTTCTCTTTGTTGCTTACCTGCATTTCAGCATTTGCACCAAATGTAATAGAGTAAGCCCCTGAAAGTTCTGATTTGAAGATTGTTAGTAATATTGGGATCTGTTGATTCAAAACCTCAATGATGGTATAGCAACTTTCCAGATCGATGTGAAGCTTCTTCATCTGTTCCTCTTTATGTTTCAATTCAGACTTATAACTACTTATATCTCCTTTCATCTTCTCTATTTGAGATAACCATCCAGATTCTTTATCTTTCAGATTTCTGGAACAACGACTATGTACTTGCTCCAAGCCTCTAAGCTTGTTCCGCAGCTTATTTAAAGAAGTAACTCCAGCATTTCTGATTTGAGACTCTTGAAGTTCTTTAAGTGATTCCATTAGTTCCTGATTCTCTTTCTCAAGATGGCTGATTTTAAATGCCATCTCCTTTGCAAGTGTCTCTTTTATTCCCAGTGTATTCCTTAGCTTTGCCATCTCTACATTTCTTTGTGTACTCAAGGTTTCGATCTCTGACTTTTCTTCTTCACAGTGGGCAAAGAAATTGCCAAAGCGTGATTCAAACTCGGATACTTGGATCTCCAGAAGTTTTCTTCTGCTTTCTTCATGAACCAAAGCTTGGTCGCATGCCTCTAAACGTGTTTGAAGGCCTTCAAGAATTCTAGTTTGAGAATCCAGGTTTGTCTGCAATGAAGAAATTTCTTTGATTAGTGCTGATTTTTCCTTCTCCCACTCCTCCTTATTCATTTGGAACTGGTCTTGGAGCCCTTTGTGAGCTTCTTCAAGATGCTGAAACTGTTCTTTCTTCCATTTTAACTGATCTTGAACCTTTTCATTTTCATCCTCCAATTTAAGTATTACATCATCTCTCTGCCTAAGTTCTTTAGATTCTTGGTTCCTTTGCTCTGCTTCGAAAAGCTTTTTCTCTGTCACCGATAAAAGTTTTCTAATGCCCACAATCTCCTGATTACTGGCACACACATTCTGCTCCAATTCTTTATTTCTAGTGGTTACTTCATCTAAAGCATGCACCAACTCCCTATTTTTTCCTTCCATATTTTGCAATTTCTGCCCAAAATCAGCTTTCAGATTCTCATTCACAGAACTCAAATTCCTAAGAAACAACTCCTTTTCATGCAAACAAGATTCAAGCTTTCCAGAATATTGCCTTGCTTCAGCAATTTCCTCGGACTTGACATTTAGCTCTTGGGTTTGTTTCTCAATTTTCTGCTCAGTTTCTTCACATTTGAGTAATTGTTCATTGTAAGCTTTCTTCAAGCTCTCGAAAAGTTGTGTCTTACTCTGGTATTCAGCCTTGAGCTTCTCCATCTCTGCTTTGACATCGTTCAATTCTTTGCATACATCATCCATTTTTCCTTCTCtaggaaaattaaattttaagaatCTCTGATGGTGGTAAAACTGaaagtgggaaaaaaatatGTCAAACAACTGGATCTCATTTATCATGGTGCACATAGATAAGTATATACCACAGAAAAGCCTTGCATCTACTATCCACCTCCCCCAGCACAAACACAAACGTGATATGGAGTTTTCCAATATTAACATGACCAAAAGAAAGTAATAAATATTACAATAAGGTAGCACATCAAAATAAAAGCTTTTATAATTGAAGGCATTCCATATAAATCGTACAACTTACTGTTTGCTGGTTGTTGAAGTAGGAAGAGGAAACTAATCAATATAGATTCCAAGCAGAATAAACTAAAGTTTTTATTGTACGGAGTTTCACTGAATGAACTAATTGAGTTCTTGAATTTAGTAATACTTTAGAAAGATGTTCAGCTGATAAACAAGAGTATCTTCATGGAATTGAGAAACAATGCAGGCAagtggaaataacaaagttgaagttCTAATTCCGCATCCCTTCGTCCAGATTTATGATCCACCTATAAAGAATTGCTTTCATTGGGTTCCTCAAAAACAATacttttccttcattttctgAATGTTCTATCTCTATTTGttcaatattttctctttgtttctaaaaaaataagtaaaattacaGTAGGCACTTATAAACAAAAGTAGAAcctcatagtttttttttttcccccaaaaaaatggAAGTACAATTTCGTGGATGCAAAATACCACGGACAGAGATCGAAAACACCTTCCACATGTTCAAgcaaaaattgttaaattacaCGAGATAAAACATTCTAATTAAGTGAGAAAATGCACAAGAAAATTGCTAACAAGCcaattgaagaaacaaaaaagatgtATTTAACCAATATCAGCACCCTTATAGCTTGGAACTTGAAGGAAGATCTATAATGTGCAAAGCAAATTTGTAGGTTTACTTTTTGCAGACGTAAACATTCCAATCCTGAGAAAACAGCTCTATCAATTTTCAGTTTACAACCAtctttttcctatatatatatttttttattttctcgaGAACCAAAcaggaccccaaaaaaaaataaataaataaagaagccCTAGAGAAGTTGAACGCAAGAAAGATGAAAGACGGAATTTTAGCACAAACAAACACCAGAATACAGATGAACTGGAAATGATCTGAAAAACAAACtcgaaaaataaagaaagaaagtagagaaaccTGTGACTATAAGATCCAGTCTCACCAAAACGCCATGAAaacagagagagacagagagagacgCTGGTGTGTGTGAAGCGGGAATCAGGCTTTAATTTCGTAGGTTTGAAATACGAGTCCGACTGTGCAAGTAGCGCCAACATtgcaactttatttatttttcaaaaaaaaaaaaaacattgcaactttatttatttatttatttggtaataaTTGCAACTTTATTTATATCACTCACTCCCTCTCCCCTATTTTGTCTTGGGTTTAGCATCTATGCCCctctattattaaatttttgcagtttagtcctcttttttttttcgaacattttaaatcctttaatttcaatttttctttttgcacttTGAACTTTCGTCcaattttttttgcctttttaatagttttatgcAGTATCCTAAAAGGCCAATTTAGGCTTTATCTTGGTAAGCCTAGGCTTCACTTTGGAGAAAATGCTTAATCTTGAAGTAAAGTTTAGAAAAAGGCAGTCAAAACTATATTGACAGCCTAATGAGTACTTAGTGCCATGAGGCATAAgtctttttcatcatttttttgaagattaagtttttttttttttaaaaaaaaaaggataaaaaagaatttataagaaattagaaaaaataaaaaaaggaagaaaggaaaattgttgttaaaaaaaaaaaaaattattcagcaAAATCCTTATCTATATGTACTACATGGTTCATATGTTCAAgaggaaaaaatattaataaattataaacattaagCTACATAGTTTTAAAAGAAGGGGAATAAATTGGAATACAATAAAGAGATCGACAAGAATTGGTTAAATTAttcttatatttaaattctataatatAAGAATTATTAAGGAATCATATGCTTGGATAATATATAAgactaaatattttttattggaaatttaGAAAGGATGGAGTTCCCATGAAATGATTATGAATAGATTTTCGCTAATTAAAGAGAGATAAAAATTAGTTAGACTATggttatatttaaattctatattataaaaattattagacaaattttttttattgaaaatttgaaattacaaACTTTTCATGAACTTATTATGAATAAatgtttgttaatttatattagTTGCATGTATTATTATGACatagacttatatatattttgattttcaaaatataaattattttattaacttaGTCGTGTgatgtaattaaaataataataaaaataataaaatgctaTATTATGTCCAGGCTTCGTCTGGCTACACTTAAGTttataaagcattttttttttttttttttttggtaaatagacTTAAGTTTATAAAACTTAAAGATTTAAGCTCGCTACCTTATCACATCTTACACTTTctataaaatttagttttaagGCATTGGATGTATTTACAGTAAGAATAAaagtaacaaaattataaaactgGATAACTTCAGAAAATTCATTTATGTTGCATTAAGTGTGTCAAAACtactcaaaaaataaacaaaaaaggattaaaaaagCAAAGTgcaaaaagttttgaaatttaaaaaccaaaaacataagtTTAATAATTGATGGGTATAGGCGCTAAATGCCCTTTTCTTTTTAGTTATTTCCTTTTGCATACATGTtgggaaaataaatatttttaatttccttttgtttAGATGACTATTTaaagtgttattattattattatttttcttttttgcaaaattttgtttttcaatatctattaaaattatatataccatCTCTGCAAATAAAATGGTTtcaaattctattaaaaatggttttaaaataaACTTGACGCCTTTTTCTCAACCCTCAAGAATcactttttattatcattagttCTTTTAAAATGTTGTAAAtgtgttttgaaaaatgagattcaaatgaaataaaattattattttctttattaaagcaaaaaaaaaaaattaaaaaaaaaaaatatatatatatatatatatattgagtaatCTCCTGTGGATacaaaaggaaaaaccaaaGTCATCTCCATAAGCATGCTTTGACATTGTAAGGCTATCTTTCCCAAATCCAaccatttgaaataaatcacACTCATAATTTTCAGATAATGAAACAAAATTTGACGTTCCACatgtatacaaaaataaataggcTCCTATCTTGTATCCAAACTAACAGATCAATGAATGTAAGAACAAGAGCATTGTTGTCTTAGTTAAAACAGTTCACAGGAATTGGTTTGGTGGCCTCTGTTGTCCTCAACAATGATACAAATTTTGGCTGCTATTGCAAAGCGTCACAGATGAAATGACGATTCGCTCAACAATGTTATAA
This genomic interval carries:
- the LOC107427876 gene encoding uncharacterized protein At4g38062, which codes for MDDVCKELNDVKAEMEKLKAEYQSKTQLFESLKKAYNEQLLKCEETEQKIEKQTQELNVKSEEIAEARQYSGKLESCLHEKELFLRNLSSVNENLKADFGQKLQNMEGKNRELVHALDEVTTRNKELEQNVCASNQEIVGIRKLLSVTEKKLFEAEQRNQESKELRQRDDVILKLEDENEKVQDQLKWKKEQFQHLEEAHKGLQDQFQMNKEEWEKEKSALIKEISSLQTNLDSQTRILEGLQTRLEACDQALVHEESRRKLLEIQVSEFESRFGNFFAHCEEEKSEIETLSTQRNVEMAKLRNTLGIKETLAKEMAFKISHLEKENQELMESLKELQESQIRNAGVTSLNKLRNKLRGLEQVHSRCSRNLKDKESGWLSQIEKMKGDISSYKSELKHKEEQMKKLHIDLESCYTIIEVLNQQIPILLTIFKSELSGAYSITFGANAEMQVSNKEKQDKFSLLTEQLKMKSSNLDNLQLELSQEHEKVEALMKRVESLELMEQQRVFLEEELQQHKRMLQESSVCQSNLKEQLLRIESRANDDKRDVSEALERANLELAEKIHETSQLKHQLQHWESNAKRLKACVEEKQETCRQMEKSLLSLSDTVQTLEHEKESLICTSKEQERKIEDQQQHIILMESRLAAKTEEMEITLQRKNNLYQIAKVMDYWIENQQKEISEVKQESTRRESEAATLARLDAEKAFGLERETLLKYMDEKECRIKALQLLTLSLEQELTSAVTSSFAHVVENQVKIDVLTEALKKSMCLTEVETEEKNKIICDLEKEVCSSHHRLKQQEESLLYMKHEAEQLQLLVETDRLETKKLVDEQERMEGIVKQLEFENGVLLQDIMKLSTEREETLNIFEDICNRIGDFSSEDVEMMDTLRKMFQKSEEETGPAKDLMVHNKLHSSTRENSNTLSTTAKKLQASSDERSPLQEVNL